Proteins encoded within one genomic window of Amycolatopsis sp. 2-15:
- a CDS encoding MCE family protein, which yields MSTRRETLKRLRYQVLGLVFLVVAALFFTTTIAIYKKVFTPVTLVKLETDHVGSQLRTGGDVKVRGLLVGEIRSVTAKGDHAELELALQPDKIGEIPSNVSARLLPKTLFGERYVALQLPGKPAAHIEAGDVIPQDRSSTAIELEQVLDDVMPLLQAVQPEKLSSTLSAVSTALDGRGKQLGQTLVNLSDYLGQLNPSLPDLKADITGLADVSATYDKAAPDLLDALADLTTTTQTIVEKRQGLSDVYASVSAASADLTSFLDVNKDNLIRLTTAVQPTLDVLAKYAPEYPCLLKQLAASVPEAELAFGKGTAHPEVSRVTIEFSASRGKYLPGVDEPKYDDKRGPRCYPQVPKPGYWPQYPPDGAVKDGSSKPAPPHSPAESLPGEITSGAITSNTVAGRGNGDGGGGGGESGGAPSIFGSTDEQDLIDLLASSAMKTTPDQVPGWAGLLVGPLYRGAEVELK from the coding sequence ATGAGCACGCGGCGCGAAACGCTGAAGCGGCTCCGGTACCAGGTGCTGGGGCTGGTCTTCCTCGTCGTCGCGGCGCTGTTCTTCACGACCACGATCGCGATCTACAAGAAGGTCTTCACGCCCGTCACGCTCGTGAAGCTGGAGACCGACCACGTCGGCAGCCAGCTGCGCACCGGCGGCGACGTGAAAGTGCGCGGCCTGCTCGTGGGCGAGATCCGTTCGGTGACCGCGAAAGGCGACCACGCGGAGCTCGAGCTCGCGCTGCAGCCGGACAAGATCGGCGAGATCCCGAGCAACGTGTCGGCGCGGCTGCTGCCCAAAACACTCTTCGGCGAGCGTTACGTCGCCTTGCAGCTGCCCGGAAAGCCCGCCGCGCACATCGAAGCCGGCGACGTGATCCCGCAGGACCGCAGCAGCACGGCGATCGAGCTGGAACAGGTGCTCGACGACGTGATGCCGCTGCTGCAGGCCGTGCAGCCGGAAAAGCTGTCGAGCACCCTCAGCGCCGTGTCGACCGCCCTCGACGGGCGCGGCAAGCAGCTCGGCCAGACGCTCGTGAACCTCTCGGACTACCTCGGGCAGCTGAACCCGTCGCTGCCCGACCTCAAGGCCGACATCACCGGCCTGGCCGACGTTTCGGCCACCTACGACAAGGCCGCGCCGGACCTGCTCGACGCGTTGGCGGACCTCACCACGACGACGCAGACCATTGTGGAGAAACGCCAGGGACTGTCCGATGTGTACGCCTCGGTCTCGGCCGCTTCGGCCGACCTCACGAGCTTCCTGGACGTCAACAAGGACAACCTGATCCGGCTCACCACGGCCGTGCAGCCGACGCTCGACGTGCTCGCGAAGTACGCACCCGAGTACCCCTGCCTGCTCAAGCAGCTCGCCGCTTCGGTGCCGGAGGCGGAGCTGGCGTTCGGCAAGGGCACGGCCCACCCCGAGGTGAGCCGCGTGACGATCGAGTTCAGCGCCAGCCGCGGCAAGTACCTGCCGGGTGTCGACGAGCCGAAGTACGATGACAAGCGCGGCCCCCGCTGTTACCCGCAGGTGCCGAAACCCGGGTACTGGCCGCAGTATCCGCCGGACGGCGCGGTCAAGGACGGTTCCTCGAAACCCGCGCCGCCGCACAGCCCCGCCGAGTCGCTGCCGGGTGAGATCACCTCGGGCGCGATCACGTCGAACACCGTCGCGGGCCGTGGCAATGGCGACGGCGGTGGCGGTGGCGGTGAATCGGGCGGCGCGCCTTCGA
- a CDS encoding MlaE family ABC transporter permease: protein MTAEPIEAPALSDRTLEIIARPGASLEGLGRQLSFYGRALAWSPRTIRRYGHETRRLLTEVCFGTGGLAVIGGTLGVMIGMTLFTGLIVGLQGYSALNQLGTAALTGFISAYFNTREVAPLSAGLALSATVGCGFTAQLGAMRISEEIDALEVMAVPSMPYLVTTRVLAGVTAVIPLYAIGLLSSYLASRQITIWLYGQSAGTYDHYFTLFLPPEDVLWSFAKVIVFSVIVILSHCYYGYTADGGPAGVGVAVGRAVRTSIVLISVLDFFLSLAIWGANTTVRISG, encoded by the coding sequence GTGACCGCCGAACCGATCGAGGCCCCCGCGCTGTCCGACCGGACGCTCGAGATCATCGCGCGCCCGGGCGCGAGCCTGGAAGGGCTCGGGCGCCAGCTGTCGTTCTACGGCCGCGCGCTCGCCTGGTCCCCGCGCACGATCCGCCGCTACGGTCACGAGACCCGCCGGCTGCTCACCGAAGTCTGCTTCGGCACGGGCGGGCTCGCGGTGATCGGCGGGACGCTCGGCGTGATGATCGGCATGACGCTGTTCACCGGCCTCATCGTGGGACTGCAGGGCTACTCCGCGCTCAACCAGCTCGGCACCGCCGCGCTCACCGGCTTCATCTCCGCCTACTTCAACACGCGGGAGGTCGCGCCGCTCTCGGCCGGGCTCGCGCTGTCGGCCACGGTCGGCTGCGGCTTCACCGCGCAGCTGGGCGCGATGCGGATCTCCGAGGAGATCGACGCGCTCGAAGTGATGGCCGTACCGAGCATGCCCTACCTCGTGACCACGCGCGTGCTCGCCGGCGTGACCGCGGTGATCCCGCTGTACGCGATCGGCCTGCTGTCGTCCTACCTCGCGTCGCGGCAGATCACGATCTGGCTCTACGGCCAGTCGGCCGGCACCTACGACCACTACTTCACGCTGTTCTTGCCCCCTGAAGACGTGTTGTGGTCGTTCGCCAAGGTGATCGTGTTCAGCGTGATCGTGATCCTGTCCCATTGCTACTACGGCTATACCGCAGACGGTGGCCCGGCCGGCGTCGGCGTGGCGGTGGGCCGCGCGGTGCGCACGTCGATCGTGCTGATCTCGGTACTCGACTTCTTCCTCAGCCTCGCGATCTGGGGCGCCAACACCACCGTGCGGATCTCCGGATGA
- a CDS encoding SDR family oxidoreductase — MSRRASSPLRPRRTRRGCDEDGWTAAVERTVAEFGPPTVLVNNAGVLHFAELAGTTLADYERVVGVNQIGAFLGMRSVVEPMTVAGGGSIVNVSSVEGLAGMPFLVAYTASKFAIRGMTKVAALELGARGIRVDSVHPGMIDTKMVSEAAGTDVDVSWVGKKVALGRVGRADEIAPLLVFLASDESSYCTRSEFVADGGATATHALKL; from the coding sequence TTGTCTCGCCGTGCTTCTTCGCCGCTTCGGCCCCGGCGTACGCGCAGGGGCTGCGACGAAGACGGCTGGACGGCCGCGGTCGAGCGGACCGTCGCCGAGTTCGGGCCGCCGACGGTGCTCGTGAACAACGCCGGCGTGCTGCACTTCGCCGAGCTGGCCGGCACCACGCTGGCCGACTACGAACGCGTGGTGGGCGTGAACCAGATCGGGGCGTTTCTCGGGATGCGGTCGGTCGTTGAACCGATGACCGTGGCCGGTGGCGGCTCCATCGTCAACGTGTCCTCTGTGGAGGGACTTGCCGGCATGCCGTTCCTCGTCGCCTACACCGCGAGCAAGTTCGCGATCCGCGGGATGACCAAGGTCGCCGCGCTGGAGCTGGGCGCGCGCGGCATCCGGGTGGACTCCGTCCACCCCGGCATGATCGACACGAAGATGGTTTCCGAAGCCGCCGGCACGGATGTCGACGTGTCGTGGGTCGGCAAGAAGGTGGCGCTCGGCCGGGTGGGGCGGGCCGACGAGATCGCGCCGCTGCTCGTGTTCCTGGCGAGTGACGAGAGCTCGTACTGCACCAGGAGCGAGTTCGTAGCGGATGGCGGGGCTACGGCGACTCACGCGTTGAAGCTGTGA
- a CDS encoding MlaE family ABC transporter permease, protein MVSESGSIILPGTAALTQVGRLATLSWEVLRAIFRRPFQFREWIQQCWFFASVTILPTALVAIPFGAVIALQLGSLTTQIGAQSFTGAASALAIVQQAAPLITALLVAGAGGSAVCADIGARKIREEIDAMEVLGVNPIQRIVVPRVLAAIVVSVLLNGLVSVVGVLGGYFFNVVLQGGTPGAYLASFNALAQVPDLWISEIKAFLYGFVAGVVAAYRGLNPAGGPKGVGDAVNQAVVITFLLLFLINVVLTAIYLKIVPPKAL, encoded by the coding sequence GTGGTGAGCGAGAGCGGCTCGATCATCCTCCCGGGCACCGCGGCGCTGACCCAGGTCGGCCGGCTCGCCACGCTGTCCTGGGAGGTGCTGCGGGCGATCTTCCGGCGTCCGTTCCAGTTCCGCGAATGGATCCAGCAGTGCTGGTTCTTCGCGAGCGTCACGATCCTGCCGACGGCGCTGGTCGCCATCCCGTTCGGGGCCGTGATCGCGCTCCAGCTGGGGTCGCTGACCACGCAGATCGGCGCGCAGTCGTTCACAGGGGCCGCGAGCGCGCTCGCGATCGTGCAGCAGGCCGCCCCGCTGATCACGGCGCTGCTCGTGGCCGGCGCGGGCGGCAGCGCGGTCTGCGCGGACATCGGCGCGCGCAAGATCCGCGAAGAGATCGACGCGATGGAAGTGCTCGGCGTCAACCCGATCCAGCGCATTGTGGTGCCGCGAGTGCTGGCCGCGATCGTGGTGTCGGTGCTGCTCAACGGCCTGGTCAGCGTCGTCGGCGTGCTCGGCGGCTACTTCTTCAACGTCGTGCTCCAGGGCGGCACTCCGGGCGCGTACCTGGCCAGCTTCAACGCGCTGGCCCAGGTGCCGGACCTGTGGATCAGCGAGATCAAGGCGTTCCTCTACGGCTTCGTCGCCGGCGTGGTCGCGGCCTACCGCGGCCTGAACCCCGCGGGCGGGCCGAAGGGGGTGGGCGACGCGGTGAACCAGGCCGTGGTGATCACGTTCCTGCTGCTGTTCCTCATCAACGTCGTGCTCACCGCGATCTACCTCAAGATCGTGCCGCCGAAGGCGCTGTGA